The genomic region GGGTACCCTTGCTGCCAGAAAGCCCACTGATCGGACCACCCGATCCCGGGGATCAGGGCCGGTGCCGCCACCCCTTCGGAAGGGAACCGGGTAGAGCCCCGGAAAGAGCCGATCGCCTTGCGGAGCAGCGACTGCGAACTCCAGTTGCTGACGAAGCCGATGAAGTTGCCGGTGTCCGGATAGAAACGGCCAAGCGGGGCCGGGTAGAGCTGGCTTTCAGGCTGGTCCGAGTAGTAGCCGATGGTCTCCAGCGACACCATCGCCACGATCTTCTCCCGCCTCTCCTTGGACCTGCGGGCGTACACCACGCTTCCCATCTCCTCGCCATGGAAAAAGGGGGCCTCCTCGTTGACGAAGGCGACGAAACGGAGGGTGCGGGCCGGATGCAAGCCGGCGCTACGCCTGGCGAGCTCGATCAGCGCGGCGACCCCCGAAGCGTTGTCGTTGGCGCCGGGAGTCCCCGGGGCCGAGTCGTAGTGCGCACCGATGACCACGATCTCCTGCGGCGCCGTGGTCCCCTTCACCTCTCCCTCCAGATTCGCTACCACCTTCCCGTCCACCGAATAGGATTGCTCGCTTACCGAGAGCCCAGCTTTGCCGAGTTCGGCCCTGACGTAGTCGGAGGCGCGGACCAGGGAGCGGTAATGTGCCATGTTGCGCTCTCCGACGGTTCCGGCCAAAAAACCTACGTGCTGCTGCAGCCGCTCGCTAAGCAGCAGCTCCTCCCGCTGCAAAGGGGGAAGCGCTCCCCGGTAGGACTTCCCAGGCAGGACGATCATGGAACCTCCGGCTGTCGCGATGATTGCCAAAAGCAGCGCGCAGCTCCCGGCGAAAAGGGCCGGTGATTTTCCGTATGCCATGTTCCCTCCCTCGCCCGCGTGCACGTCGCGCAGACCAGGTAAACATAAAATCCAGGGGCGGTTTGTCAACTGCGTGCGTCAAACTGGCGAGATCGCAGGAGCTCAGGCAGCAGCATCGACTTTTTCTG from Citrifermentans bremense harbors:
- a CDS encoding M28 family peptidase, encoding MAYGKSPALFAGSCALLLAIIATAGGSMIVLPGKSYRGALPPLQREELLLSERLQQHVGFLAGTVGERNMAHYRSLVRASDYVRAELGKAGLSVSEQSYSVDGKVVANLEGEVKGTTAPQEIVVIGAHYDSAPGTPGANDNASGVAALIELARRSAGLHPARTLRFVAFVNEEAPFFHGEEMGSVVYARRSKERREKIVAMVSLETIGYYSDQPESQLYPAPLGRFYPDTGNFIGFVSNWSSQSLLRKAIGSFRGSTRFPSEGVAAPALIPGIGWSDQWAFWQQGYPALMVTDTALYRYPHYHQPTDTYEKIDYDRLARVVPGLGKVVEELAGK